The Syngnathus scovelli strain Florida chromosome 17, RoL_Ssco_1.2, whole genome shotgun sequence sequence TTGCCGACCTGCTCTACTGGTCTCCCAGCAACTATAGGGCACATAGAgagaaagaatcgttcacccacGCTGCCTGCACCAAAGTCGAGCGGATATACCACTACATCATTAGTGACATCAGTAGCTTACAATGATACTACATATACTTTTTAGTAAAGCAACTTTGGCTCCTTTTCTATGAACACTTAGTCCTACTATGTTACTGTATCATACTGTTGGTCATTATGAACACTTAATCCTACTATGTTACTGTATCATACTGTTGGTCAAGACAGTGGTGAGGAAAGTTAGTTTTGGCTTGGAGGGTGATACTTGttatttaaaatgttattttaaaaaagtggagaagttgttgggttttttttgccaAGGAAAGCGATTTCCCGACTGAGCTGTTCCTTCCTGCCAAATACGAGTTGATGCCATCTCGTTAATTGTGACGTCTGctccataaataaaaaacacacacgtacTTCACATGAGATCATAGAAGTAGTCAAACAGCAATAACAAGATATGTGGCTGCAGTTGTCGCTTTGAGAACTTTGAGaagcgtttaaaaaaaataaagcagagTTTGCAACATTATTTTCGCACTTCCTACCTTTTCCACTGACAGCACAGCAAAGACCACATATGAGCCAAGGGAGTAAAAGAGACACGGCGACTTTCGCCATGGTGGGTGGTTGGTACGGCTGATGCCTCCGCGTCTTCTCCTCCTTGTTGGTGCTGGCGGGTCGTATGCAGAGCTGTGCTTCTTTCCCCACTGGCTGCTCAGTCTCATCCTGGGCGTGTAGAGACACTCACTGATAACTCGTGGAGAGAAAGCGACCAATAGTGTTGGTGAAATGTCATTTCCTTTGactgcatttcaaaataaaacagtagcataataatgtcattttttagcaacaaaaaaaaaaccccactgaAACTATTCAGTAGTTACCAATATCATAAAGACGATGACTCAAATTGGCAAAACAGCTtctgaaatatatatttaataataatatttagatAAGCAAGTGTATGttccatttcaaaataaaacagtagaataatgataataataatgtcattttttgtcaacaaaaaacatttaaactaTTCAGTAGTAACCCATATCATAAACCATATAATAAAGAAATTGGCAAAGCAGCTTCAATTCAATAATATTGACAATATAGTATTTAGATTTGGGGGATGGAAATTTATCATAGTCAGAAAGATTAGTTGGCACCATTTGATATGTTCTAACTGCATCTTCCTGAAAAGAATTAGAACGACACTGTTACGCTGTCAAAAATGTGTCTTTCGGCTTTCACGCCAGATGTTGTCCAATTATTCTTCCCTTTTCTTTTGCTCtcgggtgtttgtgtgtgcgcttaGGGGATTACAGCAAGTGGCTACCCTCAAGTGAGTCAGAGGataacaacacaaacacacatgcgaaACACAAAGTGTGCACGGCTTCATATTTTCCTTTATTATTGTTTCCTTGAATGGGCTCAGCTGGTTTAAAGCAGTCAAGGGGAGAGTCATCATGAAGTGTTCCGTTGCTTCTTATCCCTAATCATCCCAAAGGGAAATAATAAGTAGGATTTGCTAAACATTTCACTCtcttattaaaataaaacatattttcctTTAATTGGTGCATGTTTTTAAAATTCTGATATTAAGTATAAAAATAAACGGATGAGTTCTGGTGGTGGTTACTAATTTGTAATCAACATATGAACTgcaattaaatgtttttattcatttttcattcatttattccatTCCGATTACCCCCCTCCCTTCAGTCTTGCATTGTGCAGGCCAATCGGCCATTATTTCGCTGCAATTCAAATTGTATACAGTACCATGGACAGCTCCATTATAACTATCTGTCCGCGAGGTGTCGCACTTACGCCGTTTTAAAACAGTGCgacacaaaacataaaaaaaaacaccacgtcAAGATATAACACACTCACTGCTAATTTTAGTATCTGGATGCATACGTGTATTTTAATCCAAGATTTACGcgtttctatttttttgtttaaataaaatttaattagATTTAATCGGAATCGCTGTGACGTCACATCCGCATTCTCAGCGATACGAAAAAGCAAGATGGACGCCTCCGAGACAGTGTTTGTTGAAGCTACAACTATTGCCTCGTAAGAGACGTCCTCAAAATAAACATGAGGCTTTACTGTAAAACCTTTTTTGAAAGGAAAAACTACAGTCAAGGTACGTTTCCCCCATCTCAGTATATCTATCCAGTTTGTGATAAAGTGCTTGTTTTGAAATCTCAAACTTATTTCACTTTAATATTTGAGATtaaacatttcaaatatttctgagataaaaaaaaagtactcgaaacaacgaaaatagATTAAGAATTTAAAATGAATGAGAATGAATTAAGATTAAAACTGGAATAATCAGATGGAAGAAAAGTTTGAGGTTTTATAAAATGCTTGAAAATATGGAAACATGAGGTCTGAGGTTTGAGACATGTGTTCACTATGATATCATAGACATAAAAACGTTGTTGTTTACATGGCTATTCATTTGATGCTATTTCTGCCCCTTTTCAGGTCCTTTTGCTTTCTTGAGAAGAACTTTAACCAAAATGCCCATCCAGCGTGTTCCGCTTGTCTTGTTAGCCTGCGGATCCTTCAATCCTATAACCAACCAACACATGAGGCTGTTTGAGCTTGCCAGAGACCACATGCACAGCACAGGTTGAATCGCAATTCTGGAAACTTAACTATTAATCGTTTTGTCTTTGATACTTGTGTGTTAAAGGTAGACGGACACTTTTAATTTGCAGTTTCTCATCAGTGAGAAACAAAATGAACCAGAGTCGGAGTCAACTGCTAATATTATGTTCCATTCATTCACAAACAGTGTTAGTTATGCATGaaatgtattcctttttttccccctgacctAGAAAAAGTGAATTCATATTCTCTTCCCCCCAGGCCAGTACCAAGTGGTGGGTGGCATCGTTTCTCCTGTGAGTGACAACTATGGGAAGCAAGGCCTGGTGCTGGCAAAGCACAGAATTGCCATGGCAAAGCTGGCGCTCCAGAGCTCAAACTGGGTCAAAGTCGACGAATGGGAGAGCCAGCAGGCTGACTGGACTGAAACGGTGGTCACCATGAGGTGAGAGTTAAGGTTAAGCTTAGTTGAGCTTGCTTCATTCAACcacttccatttttttccccccatcgcCTTTCCTCTTTTCTCATGATTTCACACAAATCTCTTTTGAGTGTTACTCCTCCCCTTCCACATTGTTATTTCTGTTCCCCCGTTTGCGCAACGGATGATCATGACATAAAGCAGCCCGTTGTTTCCAGGCTCTGAGCACCACACCTCGTTTCACTAAACAACCTTTGGAATGGAACTGCTTTAAGAAGCTTAACAGAggcacgagtgtgtgtgttttatttttccctgtTATTCCCCCCTTCACACATACTGATTTAATTCTGTCTCATTAAGCGCCATTCACTATCTGAATAATAAGTCCTCAAACAACCACTAGTTTAAATTTCACTTGAAGTGAAATAACCTCCCCACCTTTTTCCTAACAGGTATCATCACAGTCGTATTCTAAACGGGTTTGAACAGAAGATACATGAAGACTCCAGCAGTCACTCACAAAGTAAGAACTCAGCACctatcaaatatatatatatatttttttgtctgtaTTGACAGTTAAATAAATAACTCTGTGCCGCGCCACCCGAATGCTACATTTGCATTGTTTGAAAGTACAAAAGCACACCAAATCTTTTCTTTTGCATGTTCTGCGCTTTTACAAGCTTAGAATCAGCGTGACGGATTTGTATCCAGCAATGTGTTGGAACACGTGCATGAGCGAAATCGCACCGCTGGCTTCAGAGTATTAAGGATCGTTTTAAGACGCTGCTTTTAAGACTGTTCACGAGCACACTTTTGCTTCGCATTGTTGCACAACATGCGTGATAGCGCAATTTGTATTTGCTCTAGTGATGAAAACAAAGACACATCTGTGGGCTGCATTTGAAGCATTCTTCAAGCCTTCTCACTTTGCCCATCAAATGCAGCTTCTGAAGGATGCAGCTCCAATTAATTTGGACAACCTACTCACTTTCCACCTCTTCTTCCCTTCAGGCATGGCTCCTCAGCTCAAGCTTCTGTGTGGAGCTGATTTCTTGGAGAACTTTAGGATTCCTGGCTTGTGGCGGGATGACCACATGGAGGAGGTGGTGGGCCGCTTTGGCTTGGTGTGTGTTAGTCGA is a genomic window containing:
- the nmnat3 gene encoding nicotinamide/nicotinic acid mononucleotide adenylyltransferase 3, whose amino-acid sequence is MRLYCKTFFERKNYSQGPFAFLRRTLTKMPIQRVPLVLLACGSFNPITNQHMRLFELARDHMHSTGQYQVVGGIVSPVSDNYGKQGLVLAKHRIAMAKLALQSSNWVKVDEWESQQADWTETVVTMRYHHSRILNGFEQKIHEDSSSHSQSMAPQLKLLCGADFLENFRIPGLWRDDHMEEVVGRFGLVCVSRGGLQCEETVHELDPLWRHRQNIFLVKDWVRNEISATEVRRSLRRGLSVKYLVPDSVIEYIKRHSLYSEDSERRNEGTALRPLAKQARESLPDIGASLK